A single window of Triplophysa dalaica isolate WHDGS20190420 chromosome 14, ASM1584641v1, whole genome shotgun sequence DNA harbors:
- the swap70b gene encoding switch-associated protein 70b isoform X1: MGLRDELLKAIWHAFTALDVDKSGKVSKSQLKVLSHNLCTVMKIPHDPVALEEHFRDDDEGPVSNQGYMPYLNRFILDKVQDNFDRMDFNKMCWTLCARKNLNRNHLLISDDDAFKIWCIFNFLSEEKYPLVMVTEEIEYFLRKLTEAMGGSWIEEKFEEYKMQLITRQQCLSVWEMIELVGKGHFSKGMDRQTLSMGITEVFQELILDMLKQGYMMKKGHKRKNWTERWFLLKPNRISYYASEDLTEKKGDILLDGNCCVESLPDKEGKKCLFYVKCLDKSFEISASDKKKKQEWIQAIQTCITLLRVSRPAPHHESRLKRREMREKQQVEQEELELRMRELQTANENKQRELEALRKKLEEAAANATEEERRRLQTQNELQDLYSVEMEKEKMVRQQMEEQVAQKSSELEQYLQRVRELETMYNSLEEALEEERQARQDEETVRKLQARLLEEEVTKRAELEQIHLYQQQTLSQTQAEKQELERERLAKESALQAAMEQLQQLESDRHGALEQYEEVIKKLEDAANNTKTWKDKLTQHEGLIRLIQPGPKFPQKITNWGPASFTEAELSLREKDWQEKKSRSAPTQ; this comes from the exons ATGGGACTCAGAGACGAACTCCTTAAGGCAATTTGGCATGCTTTTACAGCATTGGATGTGGATAAAAGTGGGAAAGTGTCTAAGTCACAGTTAAAG GTACTTTCCCATAACCTCTGCACAGTGATGAAGATCCCTCATGATCCTGTAGCACTAGAGGAACACTTtagagatgatgatgaaggtcCGGTTTCCAATCAGGGATACATGCCCTACCTGAACAGATTCATTCTGGATAAG GTGCAGGACAATTTTGACCGAATGGACTTTAACAAGATGTGCTGGACTCTCTGTGCCAGAAAAAACCTCAACAGAAACCACCTGCTTATCTCAGATGATGATGCATTCAAGATCTGGTGCATTTTTAACTTCCTCTCTGAAGAAAAATATCCTTTGGTCATGGTCACGGAAGAG ATAGAATACTTTCTTCGTAAGCTTACAGAAGCAATGGGTGGCAGCTGGATTGAGGAAAAGTTTGAAGAATATAAGATGCAGCTGATCACCAGACAGCAGTGTCTGAGCGTGTGGGAAATGATCGAACTGGTGGGAAAGGGTCACTTTAGTAAAGGCATGGACCGCCAGACCCTCTCCATGGGCATCACTGAAGTTTTCCAGGAACTTATTCTGGATATGCTCAAACAG GGCTACATGATGAAGAAGGGTCACAAAAGGAAGAACTGGACAGAACGATGGTTCCTCTTGAAGCCCAACCGAATTTCATATTATGCTAGCGAAGATCTTACAGAGAAAAAGGGCGATATTCTGCTAGATGGAAACTGTTGTGTAGAG TCTTTACCAGATAAGGAAGGGAAAAAGTGCCTTTTCTACGTCAAGTGCTTGGACAAAAGCTTTGAGATCAGCGCCTCAGATAAGAAGAAAAAACAGGAGTGGATTCAAG CTATTCAGACATGTATCACGCTGCTGAGGGTCAGCCGTCCAGCTCCACACCACGAGTCACGGCTGAAACGGAGAGAGATGCGGGAGAAGCAACAGGTCGAGCAGGAAGAGCTTGAACTGAGAATGAGAGAGCTGCAGACAGCCAATGAGAACAAACAGAGAGAGCTGGAGGCCTTGAGAAAG AAACTGGAGGAGGCTGCAGCCAACGCCACAGAAGAAGAGCGCAGACGTCTGCAGACCCAGAACGAGCTGCAGGATCTATACAGTGtagaaatggagaaagagaaaatG GTTCGCCAGCAAATGGAAGAACAGGTGGCGCAAAAGTCAAGCGAGTTAGAGCAATACCTACAACGTGTGCGTGAACTAGAAACCATGTACAACAGCCTAGAAGAAGCCCTTGAAGAGGAAAGACAAGCCAGACAGGATGAGGAAACCGTCAGAAAACTTCAAGCCAG GCTGTTGGAAGAGGAGGTAACTAAGCGTGCAGAGCTGGAGCAGATACACCTGTATCAACAGCAGACCCTTTCTCAGACACAAGCGGAGAAGCAGGAGCTGGAACGAGAAAGGTTGGCAAAAGAAAGCGCGCTGCAGGCCGCCATGGAGCAGTTGCAGCAGCTTGAATCAGACAGACATGGTGCACTGGAGCAATATGAG GAGGTGATAAAGAAACTTGAAGATGCAGCCAATAATACAAAGACCTGGAAGGACAAGTTGACCCAACATGAAGGGCTCATACGACTCATTCAGCCAG GCCCTAAATTCCCACAGAAAATCACAAATTGGGGACCTGCGTCATTCACAGAGGCAGAATTGAGTCTGAGAGAGAAAGACTGGCAGGAAAAGAAAAGCCGGTCTGCTCCCACCCAATAG
- the swap70b gene encoding switch-associated protein 70b isoform X2, with amino-acid sequence MLLKVQDNFDRMDFNKMCWTLCARKNLNRNHLLISDDDAFKIWCIFNFLSEEKYPLVMVTEEIEYFLRKLTEAMGGSWIEEKFEEYKMQLITRQQCLSVWEMIELVGKGHFSKGMDRQTLSMGITEVFQELILDMLKQGYMMKKGHKRKNWTERWFLLKPNRISYYASEDLTEKKGDILLDGNCCVESLPDKEGKKCLFYVKCLDKSFEISASDKKKKQEWIQAIQTCITLLRVSRPAPHHESRLKRREMREKQQVEQEELELRMRELQTANENKQRELEALRKKLEEAAANATEEERRRLQTQNELQDLYSVEMEKEKMVRQQMEEQVAQKSSELEQYLQRVRELETMYNSLEEALEEERQARQDEETVRKLQARLLEEEVTKRAELEQIHLYQQQTLSQTQAEKQELERERLAKESALQAAMEQLQQLESDRHGALEQYEEVIKKLEDAANNTKTWKDKLTQHEGLIRLIQPGPKFPQKITNWGPASFTEAELSLREKDWQEKKSRSAPTQ; translated from the exons ATGCTCCTAAAG GTGCAGGACAATTTTGACCGAATGGACTTTAACAAGATGTGCTGGACTCTCTGTGCCAGAAAAAACCTCAACAGAAACCACCTGCTTATCTCAGATGATGATGCATTCAAGATCTGGTGCATTTTTAACTTCCTCTCTGAAGAAAAATATCCTTTGGTCATGGTCACGGAAGAG ATAGAATACTTTCTTCGTAAGCTTACAGAAGCAATGGGTGGCAGCTGGATTGAGGAAAAGTTTGAAGAATATAAGATGCAGCTGATCACCAGACAGCAGTGTCTGAGCGTGTGGGAAATGATCGAACTGGTGGGAAAGGGTCACTTTAGTAAAGGCATGGACCGCCAGACCCTCTCCATGGGCATCACTGAAGTTTTCCAGGAACTTATTCTGGATATGCTCAAACAG GGCTACATGATGAAGAAGGGTCACAAAAGGAAGAACTGGACAGAACGATGGTTCCTCTTGAAGCCCAACCGAATTTCATATTATGCTAGCGAAGATCTTACAGAGAAAAAGGGCGATATTCTGCTAGATGGAAACTGTTGTGTAGAG TCTTTACCAGATAAGGAAGGGAAAAAGTGCCTTTTCTACGTCAAGTGCTTGGACAAAAGCTTTGAGATCAGCGCCTCAGATAAGAAGAAAAAACAGGAGTGGATTCAAG CTATTCAGACATGTATCACGCTGCTGAGGGTCAGCCGTCCAGCTCCACACCACGAGTCACGGCTGAAACGGAGAGAGATGCGGGAGAAGCAACAGGTCGAGCAGGAAGAGCTTGAACTGAGAATGAGAGAGCTGCAGACAGCCAATGAGAACAAACAGAGAGAGCTGGAGGCCTTGAGAAAG AAACTGGAGGAGGCTGCAGCCAACGCCACAGAAGAAGAGCGCAGACGTCTGCAGACCCAGAACGAGCTGCAGGATCTATACAGTGtagaaatggagaaagagaaaatG GTTCGCCAGCAAATGGAAGAACAGGTGGCGCAAAAGTCAAGCGAGTTAGAGCAATACCTACAACGTGTGCGTGAACTAGAAACCATGTACAACAGCCTAGAAGAAGCCCTTGAAGAGGAAAGACAAGCCAGACAGGATGAGGAAACCGTCAGAAAACTTCAAGCCAG GCTGTTGGAAGAGGAGGTAACTAAGCGTGCAGAGCTGGAGCAGATACACCTGTATCAACAGCAGACCCTTTCTCAGACACAAGCGGAGAAGCAGGAGCTGGAACGAGAAAGGTTGGCAAAAGAAAGCGCGCTGCAGGCCGCCATGGAGCAGTTGCAGCAGCTTGAATCAGACAGACATGGTGCACTGGAGCAATATGAG GAGGTGATAAAGAAACTTGAAGATGCAGCCAATAATACAAAGACCTGGAAGGACAAGTTGACCCAACATGAAGGGCTCATACGACTCATTCAGCCAG GCCCTAAATTCCCACAGAAAATCACAAATTGGGGACCTGCGTCATTCACAGAGGCAGAATTGAGTCTGAGAGAGAAAGACTGGCAGGAAAAGAAAAGCCGGTCTGCTCCCACCCAATAG